A part of Candidatus Chromulinivoraceae bacterium genomic DNA contains:
- a CDS encoding SRPBCC family protein, producing the protein MNERTANATVIIDVPAAKVWEALTKPELVKQYLFGAEVVSDWKVGGQLNYRGEWEGKQYEDKGTILEIKPNELLKATYFSPMSGREDKPENYSTLTYTLSETNGPTTLTIKQENNISKEATEQSEKNWNMILQGIKKLLEN; encoded by the coding sequence ATGAATGAACGTACGGCAAACGCCACAGTAATAATTGATGTCCCAGCCGCGAAGGTCTGGGAAGCACTGACGAAACCTGAACTAGTTAAGCAATACTTGTTCGGAGCAGAGGTTGTCTCCGACTGGAAGGTTGGCGGACAACTTAACTATCGGGGTGAGTGGGAAGGTAAGCAATATGAGGACAAGGGAACTATTCTTGAGATCAAGCCAAATGAACTTTTAAAAGCCACCTACTTTAGCCCTATGAGCGGTCGTGAAGACAAGCCTGAAAACTACAGTACACTTACATACACTCTGTCTGAGACAAACGGCCCAACAACCCTTACTATAAAACAAGAAAACAATATATCGAAGGAAGCCACTGAGCAGTCAGAGAAAAACTGGAACATGATTCTACAGGGCATAAAGAAGCTCCTAGAAAACTAG
- a CDS encoding Maf family protein — translation MIILASNSWLRKTILEASGLPFEIHVRSVDERDIEASHQDKSDEQIATILARTKSEAVWSGHQNDLVIAADTLTLLPDGRRLHKPSSAKEAIELCLLQSGKTIRAMTGVAMTYRGKTITNVCATSISYIDFDEKTIRKLLEGNDFTIRNAGLGFFLDAPGFTLVESFEGSYTGAMGLPMEIVRKNLRLLDYRA, via the coding sequence ATGATTATACTGGCTTCGAACTCATGGTTAAGAAAAACGATTCTGGAGGCCTCAGGTTTACCATTCGAGATTCACGTAAGGAGTGTCGATGAACGGGATATAGAAGCATCACATCAGGATAAAAGCGACGAACAGATCGCTACAATATTAGCAAGGACAAAATCAGAAGCCGTTTGGAGCGGACATCAAAATGATCTAGTTATTGCCGCCGATACCCTCACCTTATTACCCGATGGTCGTCGGCTTCACAAGCCAAGCTCAGCCAAGGAGGCCATTGAGCTATGCTTGCTTCAATCTGGAAAAACAATCCGAGCAATGACAGGTGTCGCGATGACATATCGCGGAAAAACAATAACGAATGTATGCGCTACTTCAATTAGTTATATCGATTTTGACGAAAAGACCATCAGAAAGCTTCTAGAAGGCAACGACTTTACCATTCGTAATGCTGGTCTTGGCTTTTTCTTAGACGCACCAGGCTTTACCCTTGTTGAAAGTTTCGAGGGATCATATACGGGAGCGATGGGGCTTCCTATGGAAATCGTCAGAAAAAACTTAAGACTTTTAGATTACAGAGCGTAG
- a CDS encoding prepilin-type N-terminal cleavage/methylation domain-containing protein has translation MTNRMLHNGWQMKWASRYNSKSRGFTIVELLIVIVVIAILAAIVIVAYNGVQNRAKDAALNDEIQKLQSAVELYNTDNSTYPKSATWGQMGLADSTGVWPIQNMAADGVKAKLLISPYDTSGAANSIEEEAAWTQSGHAQNGKIGWVSIIDPALDASAGHWTCFNPGEVCVGYRFWWRTSDGTLHTVAGGQNQPSP, from the coding sequence ATGACTAATAGAATGCTTCATAATGGATGGCAGATGAAATGGGCATCACGCTATAATTCAAAATCACGCGGTTTCACAATCGTCGAGCTTTTAATTGTTATCGTCGTCATTGCCATACTTGCAGCGATCGTCATCGTGGCCTACAACGGCGTCCAGAACCGTGCAAAAGATGCAGCGCTCAATGACGAAATCCAAAAATTACAAAGTGCAGTCGAACTGTACAATACCGACAATAGTACCTACCCCAAGTCAGCTACCTGGGGACAGATGGGACTGGCAGATTCGACAGGTGTTTGGCCTATCCAAAATATGGCAGCTGATGGCGTAAAGGCGAAGCTCCTGATATCGCCATACGACACATCAGGGGCTGCAAACTCAATTGAGGAGGAGGCCGCCTGGACTCAGTCTGGACATGCACAAAATGGCAAGATCGGTTGGGTCTCCATAATCGACCCAGCACTCGATGCCTCTGCTGGACACTGGACATGCTTCAATCCTGGTGAGGTCTGTGTTGGCTACCGTTTCTGGTGGCGAACAAGCGATGGGACACTTCACACGGTTGCAGGCGGTCAAAATCAACCATCACCATAA
- a CDS encoding SDR family oxidoreductase translates to MVSSNILVIGGGSKIAKRFLTQLESDGCTVYKTFRHANQDAHTFSVDLSNKDSLRTFTKEVSGIAFDSVVFFSSTYTSDAVGLNELLDQYCKDFQCNALSLAYICKNIRLNPSSQVIAFGDSGISHPKRDFSSYSLSKLALEDIIKILAVELAPHTTVNAIRLGPTFSTNSSSTAYYDRYLVQKTIAEPIEGLIVLLNFMINNKQLNMTGSLIDYDGGAYLSRNTGQQA, encoded by the coding sequence ATGGTTTCTTCAAATATACTCGTCATCGGTGGAGGATCAAAGATTGCTAAGCGATTTCTTACGCAATTAGAGAGTGATGGATGTACTGTATATAAAACATTTCGCCATGCCAATCAAGACGCTCATACATTTTCAGTAGACCTAAGCAATAAGGATAGTCTACGTACTTTTACTAAAGAGGTTTCGGGCATTGCATTCGATAGTGTCGTATTTTTCTCTTCAACATACACTTCCGACGCCGTGGGTCTTAATGAACTTTTAGATCAATATTGCAAAGATTTTCAATGCAACGCTTTGTCACTCGCGTACATATGCAAAAATATTAGATTGAACCCTTCTTCTCAAGTAATTGCATTCGGAGATTCGGGTATCTCTCATCCTAAAAGAGACTTCAGTTCATATTCATTGTCAAAGCTTGCGCTCGAAGATATAATAAAGATCCTAGCAGTCGAACTTGCACCCCATACAACCGTTAATGCCATACGACTCGGGCCAACGTTTAGCACCAACTCAAGTAGCACCGCTTATTACGATCGGTATCTCGTTCAAAAAACCATTGCCGAACCTATTGAAGGCCTTATCGTCCTACTCAATTTCATGATCAATAATAAACAACTGAATATGACAGGAAGCCTCATTGATTATGACGGTGGTGCTTACCTTTCGAGAAATACTGGACAGCAGGCATGA
- a CDS encoding NUDIX hydrolase: MHQPIRETARGVIIHDGLLLLIRRTRQNVEGGIDDWLSIPGGGLEPGETPQQAVVRELKEELGLTVRIDSFLATQDVLSDESRHNYFLCSILTGEPHIMEQSEEYERMQGKIPNTYTVAWTNLKSPELPGRLFWAYAEAYIQFRPFVSSGIAAALSLLTSGDASAPKTVQNLVALLD, from the coding sequence ATGCATCAGCCTATTCGAGAAACAGCACGTGGAGTAATTATTCATGATGGCTTACTTCTATTAATACGACGAACCAGACAGAATGTTGAAGGAGGTATCGATGACTGGCTCTCTATACCGGGTGGCGGGCTAGAACCGGGCGAAACACCACAACAAGCTGTCGTTCGTGAGCTAAAAGAAGAACTAGGGCTGACCGTGCGGATTGATAGTTTTCTGGCGACTCAGGATGTTCTATCAGATGAATCACGACATAATTATTTCCTCTGTTCGATTCTTACAGGAGAACCACATATTATGGAGCAGAGCGAAGAATACGAACGTATGCAGGGCAAGATTCCAAATACGTATACTGTCGCATGGACAAATTTAAAAAGCCCCGAGCTACCAGGCAGGTTGTTCTGGGCATACGCGGAAGCATACATCCAGTTTAGACCGTTTGTCAGCTCGGGCATTGCTGCGGCTCTTTCTCTGCTTACTAGCGGAGATGCTTCGGCGCCTAAGACGGTTCAGAACTTAGTGGCGCTGCTTGACTAG
- a CDS encoding nucleoside-diphosphate kinase, which translates to MKNIDDTSRPRTPDRPQPKSIASPTNNVLELLRDDQLIKLILSNKATLAMIRPNIANSMKAELIESSPEETLERNIVDLNVLLKFSFVFDLIAIDEFYIGKAKQDQKERPPEKDLHMPNRWAEFVGIMTAGPTIGLVLSSDKVGATETWRKQVGSWNIEQAADPSTLRGKFGIHNYNNLLHGSDNPSEACREINIIAQCIDRNHTDFSK; encoded by the coding sequence ATGAAGAATATAGACGATACATCAAGGCCCCGCACTCCCGATCGGCCGCAGCCAAAGTCTATTGCGTCACCCACCAATAACGTCCTTGAACTCCTGAGGGATGACCAATTAATCAAATTAATCCTGTCAAACAAGGCTACGCTTGCTATGATAAGGCCAAATATTGCGAATTCCATGAAAGCAGAGCTCATAGAAAGCAGTCCCGAAGAGACGCTAGAGCGTAACATCGTAGATTTAAACGTACTGCTAAAGTTCTCGTTCGTATTCGACCTTATCGCTATCGATGAATTCTACATAGGTAAAGCTAAACAGGACCAAAAAGAGCGTCCACCCGAAAAAGACTTGCATATGCCAAATCGATGGGCGGAATTTGTTGGTATTATGACGGCCGGTCCGACGATTGGCCTCGTTCTATCATCTGATAAAGTAGGAGCGACCGAGACTTGGAGGAAACAGGTTGGAAGCTGGAACATAGAACAAGCCGCAGATCCGAGCACCCTTAGGGGGAAGTTTGGGATACACAACTATAACAATTTACTGCATGGTAGTGATAATCCTTCTGAGGCGTGTCGAGAAATTAACATAATTGCTCAGTGCATTGATCGCAACCATACCGATTTTAGCAAATAA